Part of the Candidatus Margulisiibacteriota bacterium genome, TCCTTGAGCAGGACCAGCGGAAATTCCACATTTTCATAAGCGGTCAGGACCGGGACCAGATTAAAGCTTTGGAAGATAAAACCGATATGGTGGTTCCGGACATCGGCCAGCTGGTCGGAATTAAGTTTGATGATGTCGTGCTCTTCAATGAATACTTTCCCGCTGGTCGGTTTATCGAGACAGCCAAACAGGTTGAGCAGGGTAGTTTTGCCTGAACCGGAAGGACCGGCGATCGCGGTAAATTCCCCTTTTTCGATCGACAGGGTCAAACCCCGCAAAGCCGGGACCTCGACCTTCCCGACCTTGTAAGTCTTGACCGCGTTCTCCATTTTTACTACCGACATACGATCATCTCCTTATATCTCTTTTAAAGCTTCGGTCGGCTCCATCCTGGCCGCGCGCAAAGCTGGCGGGACGGCCGCCATGACCGAGAACAATATCCCCATGCAAAAACCAAAAAAGATTATCCCCCAGCTAAAGATGGCTCTGTATACGTATGATATTGGTAAATTCATGGACCCCATCTGCTCGAAGGTCGCGGTAAAATCGATCCCCTTGGTCGCCAGATAATAAGCGACCCCCGATCCCCAAAGAGCGCCGATAAAACTGGCAATAGTACCGATCAACAGCGCTTCCAGCATCACTATCCCCATGACCTGACGGTCCTTCATCCCCAGCGCTTTCATCATCCCGATCTCTTTGGTCCGCTCCAGCACCGACATGAACATAGTATTAAGAATGGTAAAGCTGGCCAGAAAAAGGACCAGGAAATAAAGCCCTCCATAAACATTCCTGGCGATCACCATGTAGAAATAAAGGATCTCCTGGTCCTGCCACGCCTTGGTCATATATTGGCCGGGATATGCCTGATCGAGCCC contains:
- a CDS encoding ABC transporter ATP-binding protein: MSVVKMENAVKTYKVGKVEVPALRGLTLSIEKGEFTAIAGPSGSGKTTLLNLFGCLDKPTSGKVFIEEHDIIKLNSDQLADVRNHHIGFIFQSFNLVPVLTAYENVEFPLVLLKELPAHRKTRVMEMLESVGIGDLASRRPNEMSGGQQQRVAIARALVKHPDYVLADEPTANIDTKTGQWILDLMKEMNQKLKTTFIFSTHDPKVMQFARRLIKIRDGQIESDEKQ